A single Mesomycoplasma bovoculi M165/69 DNA region contains:
- a CDS encoding nucleotidyltransferase: MAIAIIAEYNPFHNGHIYQLNYVKQHFPNDEIIIILTGNYTQRGEIAVANFETRKEFALKYGASKVIELPFQFATQAAHIFAEGAIKLIYENKINKLIFGSESDNIDNLYFLANLIKDNEDNYNKLLKGFLKQGFSFPNAAASALESLSGQKITLPNDILGFEYVKQIVFHNYPIQAFCLKRTVDFHSENTTENFASASLLRKMITDGQDISEFSPMKFNKKPFELQDLYPVFQKVVNETPAEKLKQIKMISEGMENLFKKHIDAKSLAEFINRTNSKRYTTSRIKRAVLYVTLEVYDFESEDFKIRQQKYLERKQ; the protein is encoded by the coding sequence ATGGCAATCGCAATTATCGCAGAATATAACCCATTTCATAATGGTCATATTTATCAATTAAATTATGTAAAACAACATTTCCCAAATGATGAAATTATCATCATTTTAACTGGAAACTATACACAAAGAGGAGAAATAGCAGTTGCTAATTTTGAAACTCGCAAAGAATTTGCATTAAAATATGGAGCCTCTAAAGTTATTGAACTTCCTTTTCAATTTGCAACACAAGCTGCTCATATTTTTGCAGAAGGTGCAATTAAATTGATTTATGAAAATAAAATAAATAAACTGATTTTTGGTTCAGAATCTGATAATATTGATAACTTATATTTTTTAGCAAATTTAATAAAGGACAATGAAGATAATTATAATAAGTTACTTAAAGGTTTTTTGAAACAAGGTTTTTCATTTCCAAACGCTGCCGCTAGTGCTTTAGAATCTTTATCAGGACAAAAAATAACCTTGCCTAACGATATTTTAGGTTTTGAATATGTGAAGCAAATTGTTTTTCACAATTATCCCATTCAAGCTTTTTGTTTAAAAAGAACTGTTGATTTTCATAGTGAAAATACAACTGAGAATTTTGCTTCTGCCTCATTGTTGCGCAAAATGATAACTGACGGGCAAGATATTAGTGAATTTTCTCCTATGAAATTTAATAAAAAACCTTTTGAATTACAGGACTTATATCCTGTTTTTCAAAAGGTTGTAAATGAAACACCGGCCGAAAAATTAAAACAAATCAAGATGATTTCAGAAGGTATGGAAAACCTTTTCAAAAAGCATATTGATGCTAAGTCTTTGGCTGAATTTATTAATCGAACTAATTCAAAAAGATATACAACTAGTCGAATTAAACGTGCAGTTTTATATGTAACATTAGAAGTTTATGATTTTGAGAGTGAAGATTTTAAAATCCGTCAACAGAAATACCTTGAAAGAAAACAATAA
- a CDS encoding carbohydrate ABC transporter permease, producing MFTVKLKLQQFISNQRAKRIVESMTSQVRDVSWWGTLSSLIIKFIVLFIFGLFIIFPFYFMIVYAFASDQQITDTRVPVYWPDHFNFNNFSRALKQGYLNALGWTALITLVSVISKVFFSMTFGYAFSLKKWRFKKLSWVIFLSILVLPETALLLGQYRVMVLLQWTTGPQSFLALTAPFVASVFSGFMFRNAFEAIPDRIKEAAMMDGCSQVRMFFKVAIPMVTPTIWTVGILTAFAAWNSTLWPLLILTGNKDIQVLNVWLLDVGTDDAGDEQLGFFKNVRMAGAILAILPMFIIYFGFRRRILNAISRQGSTVKG from the coding sequence ATGTTTACCGTAAAATTAAAACTTCAACAATTCATTAGTAATCAACGTGCTAAGCGAATTGTTGAATCAATGACCTCACAAGTTCGAGATGTGAGTTGATGAGGGACACTATCTAGTTTAATTATTAAATTTATTGTCCTATTTATTTTTGGATTATTTATTATTTTTCCTTTTTATTTTATGATAGTCTATGCTTTTGCTTCTGACCAGCAAATTACAGACACTAGAGTTCCAGTTTACTGGCCAGATCATTTTAATTTCAATAATTTTTCTAGAGCCCTAAAACAAGGATATTTAAATGCTCTTGGATGAACAGCATTAATCACATTGGTGTCTGTGATTTCAAAAGTCTTCTTTTCAATGACTTTTGGTTATGCATTTTCACTTAAAAAATGAAGATTTAAAAAACTTTCATGAGTAATTTTTCTATCAATTTTAGTTTTACCTGAAACAGCGTTACTACTTGGACAATATAGAGTAATGGTGCTCTTGCAATGAACAACAGGACCACAATCATTTTTAGCACTAACTGCGCCATTTGTTGCTTCAGTTTTTTCAGGATTTATGTTCAGAAATGCTTTTGAAGCAATTCCTGATCGAATCAAAGAAGCTGCAATGATGGATGGGTGTTCACAAGTACGTATGTTTTTTAAAGTGGCTATTCCAATGGTTACTCCAACAATTTGAACTGTTGGGATTTTAACAGCGTTTGCAGCTTGAAACTCAACTTTATGACCACTACTTATTCTAACTGGTAATAAAGATATTCAAGTTCTTAATGTTTGGTTATTAGATGTTGGAACTGATGATGCAGGTGATGAGCAATTAGGATTTTTCAAAAATGTTAGAATGGCTGGTGCTATTTTAGCAATTCTACCTATGTTTATTATTTACTTTGGTTTCCGTCGTCGTATTTTAAATGCTATTTCAAGACAAGGTTCAACAGTTAAGGGATAA
- a CDS encoding carbohydrate ABC transporter permease, protein MVFLNFLNNIIYKHRVRKQWAELGVLDKSSPFWKPFLLLLPSILVIFLFTFLPFIYSLSKSVTVANNPNKASDVSFGFANFTDIWNDSNFVVAIRNSVIYSVVALPITLMISLIVASTLASLHRKYARGFWQTVFFLPYVTSGIAVSIAFAFIFDSSRSGFINSITGSETRWLESADRNSFKALFVILTSGVWRNLAFEILILTTAMVSVNPTLYKAASIDGASPLKQFFKITLPSVSRTINFLITIGIIAGIKVFPIGIFRNPGDAFANGGNTLLLYIYSFVQSSQFGLAGAATLFLFIFGVALSVTVKQGLNLVIQIANKIGERNVYRKIKTSTIH, encoded by the coding sequence ATGGTTTTCCTAAATTTTTTAAATAATATAATTTACAAGCACCGTGTTCGTAAACAATGAGCTGAACTCGGAGTTTTAGATAAATCTAGCCCATTTTGAAAGCCATTTTTACTTTTGTTGCCTTCCATTTTGGTTATTTTTCTCTTTACTTTTCTACCTTTTATTTATTCTTTAAGTAAATCAGTTACTGTTGCAAACAACCCAAATAAAGCATCAGATGTTAGTTTTGGTTTTGCTAATTTTACTGATATTTGAAATGACTCAAATTTTGTTGTTGCAATTAGAAACTCTGTAATTTACTCAGTTGTAGCTTTACCAATTACTTTAATGATAAGTTTGATTGTTGCTTCAACACTTGCATCATTGCATCGTAAATATGCACGTGGTTTTTGACAGACAGTGTTTTTCTTGCCATATGTGACATCAGGAATTGCAGTTTCAATTGCTTTTGCTTTTATTTTTGACTCATCACGTTCAGGATTTATTAATTCAATTACTGGTTCAGAAACTCGTTGATTAGAAAGTGCTGATCGCAATAGTTTTAAAGCTTTATTTGTTATTTTGACTTCTGGAGTTTGACGTAATTTAGCTTTTGAAATTTTAATTTTAACTACTGCGATGGTCTCAGTTAATCCTACACTTTACAAAGCCGCTTCAATTGATGGTGCTTCACCATTGAAACAATTTTTTAAAATAACTTTACCTTCTGTTTCAAGAACAATTAATTTTTTAATTACTATTGGAATTATTGCTGGAATCAAAGTCTTTCCTATTGGTATTTTTAGAAATCCAGGAGATGCTTTTGCAAATGGTGGTAATACTTTATTGTTATATATTTATTCATTTGTGCAATCCAGTCAGTTTGGCCTAGCAGGTGCTGCAACTCTATTTTTATTTATTTTCGGAGTTGCTTTATCTGTAACTGTTAAACAAGGATTGAATTTAGTTATTCAAATTGCAAACAAAATTGGAGAAAGAAATGTTTACCGTAAAATTAAAACTTCAACAATTCATTAG
- a CDS encoding ATP-binding cassette domain-containing protein, translated as MKKKNNKMNLKNQDKTQQDQQFLNEIKNLKIAADQRFQLKSKIPAIEIKDLTIDFGETLAVDTANITVYKGELVTLLGPSGSGKTTILNAIAGLLTPTSGRILFNGQEVTKYTPQQRKLGLVFQNYALYPHLNVYDNIAFPLTNDPKWKQKVFEKSLLARVNANSVVFAKNGAPEEAIKEYKSHLYNYLDVYKQLEMQYNASKSAIYAKLNQLKTDLVLVKAHKHAEIKNLTFNLLKIQKLVPSFARRLFNKIVFSLSKKNKELIEKQTLDNKNYQTNLNNFLDARTKYEEDVKKINIKTREEYKLLKAQLKAEKKAINSNVPVELSQDYEVGATKIVRTKAELTKLKKQISEFKKKTFSIFINFEKDLVNKYSLDLSKLSDEELKEYETFKADNITVREAINREVLRTAEKVEITKNLAKKPTKLSGGQQQRVAIARGIVRHPDILLMDEPLSNLDAKLRIQTRQWIRKIQTEIGITTVFVTHDQEEAMSISDRIICMSTGYVQQIGTPMELYNTPKNEFVASFLGMPEMNIFDADYNLETNQISVKGKVIIENFKNYDKNKIRVGIRAEHIREMGSGNFVGTITTLEHLGKDILAKVEVEELGQITTFLKEKQFYEIGEKVNFYFRPEKVHFFDIDTRERVEWFS; from the coding sequence ATGAAAAAGAAGAACAATAAAATGAATCTAAAAAATCAAGATAAAACCCAACAAGATCAGCAATTTTTAAATGAAATTAAAAATTTAAAAATTGCTGCTGATCAACGTTTCCAATTAAAATCTAAAATCCCAGCCATTGAAATCAAAGATCTTACAATTGACTTTGGTGAAACACTAGCAGTTGACACTGCAAATATCACTGTTTACAAAGGTGAGTTAGTTACTTTGTTAGGACCTTCAGGATCTGGTAAAACCACCATTTTAAATGCTATTGCTGGACTTTTAACACCAACTTCAGGACGTATTTTATTCAATGGACAAGAAGTTACAAAATACACTCCACAACAAAGAAAACTTGGACTTGTGTTTCAAAACTATGCACTTTATCCACACCTAAATGTGTATGATAATATAGCATTTCCATTAACAAATGATCCAAAATGAAAGCAAAAAGTGTTTGAAAAATCCCTTTTAGCACGTGTTAATGCAAACTCAGTTGTGTTTGCCAAAAATGGAGCACCTGAAGAAGCTATCAAGGAATATAAATCTCATTTATACAATTATTTAGATGTTTATAAACAACTTGAAATGCAATATAATGCAAGCAAAAGTGCTATATATGCAAAACTAAATCAATTAAAAACTGATTTAGTTTTGGTTAAAGCTCACAAACATGCTGAAATTAAAAATTTAACTTTTAATCTTTTAAAAATTCAAAAATTAGTTCCTTCATTTGCAAGAAGATTGTTTAATAAAATTGTTTTTTCTTTATCAAAGAAAAACAAAGAACTAATAGAAAAACAAACTTTAGATAATAAAAATTATCAAACAAACTTAAATAATTTTCTTGATGCTCGTACTAAATATGAAGAAGATGTTAAAAAAATTAATATTAAAACTCGAGAAGAATATAAATTGCTCAAAGCACAATTAAAAGCCGAGAAAAAAGCTATTAATAGCAACGTTCCTGTTGAACTAAGTCAAGATTATGAAGTGGGTGCGACAAAAATTGTTCGCACTAAAGCTGAATTGACAAAACTAAAAAAACAAATTAGTGAATTCAAGAAAAAAACCTTTTCAATTTTTATTAACTTTGAAAAAGATCTTGTTAATAAATATTCCCTTGATTTGAGCAAATTAAGTGATGAAGAGTTAAAAGAGTATGAAACTTTCAAAGCAGATAATATTACAGTTCGTGAAGCAATTAATCGCGAAGTTTTAAGAACAGCTGAAAAAGTTGAAATTACTAAAAATTTAGCTAAAAAACCAACCAAGCTTTCTGGTGGGCAACAACAACGTGTTGCTATTGCTCGTGGAATTGTTCGTCATCCAGATATTTTATTAATGGATGAACCATTGTCAAACCTAGATGCTAAATTAAGAATTCAAACTCGTCAATGAATTCGAAAAATTCAAACTGAAATTGGAATTACTACAGTTTTTGTTACCCATGATCAAGAAGAGGCAATGTCAATTTCAGACCGAATCATTTGTATGTCAACAGGTTATGTACAACAAATTGGAACTCCAATGGAACTTTACAACACTCCAAAAAATGAGTTTGTTGCTAGTTTTTTAGGAATGCCTGAAATGAATATTTTCGATGCTGATTACAATTTAGAAACTAATCAAATTAGTGTTAAAGGTAAAGTAATTATTGAAAACTTTAAAAATTATGACAAAAATAAAATTCGTGTTGGAATTAGAGCAGAACATATTCGCGAAATGGGAAGTGGTAACTTTGTGGGCACAATTACAACTTTAGAGCATCTTGGGAAAGATATTTTAGCTAAAGTTGAAGTTGAAGAACTTGGCCAAATTACTACATTTTTAAAAGAAAAACAATTTTATGAAATTGGCGAAAAAGTTAATTTCTATTTCCGCCCTGAAAAAGTTCACTTTTTTGACATTGACACTAGAGAGCGTGTAGAATGGTTTTCCTAA
- a CDS encoding thermonuclease family protein, whose product MFVWKKLLLVSATITPIVALASCGLNYASAQKYYQVESFQDNPFADIQNKNSNYYKEVQKFFDTNYVWTNADKQMYKNDKLPNLKYFSVFEAKLVSWTDGDTAKVQTTGKLEFDAKTQKYKTIKEKEPQFPEPISVRFETIDTAETTFVDKDTGKRKPTTGLEYKYAEQAKEFAKLLIPIGSTVYFVFSGESPKGSYNRKVGNIYFGHDGFYKNYNIEIIKAGLALPIISDLANVNINTSVDFYTSIKQSASLENAINKKYGMFAELKGLDFKSISTVVESIYQTRGGSSISQFLKLDNNKDENVIDYYEFALNQHEKEEQ is encoded by the coding sequence ATGTTTGTTTGAAAAAAATTACTCTTAGTTTCTGCAACTATAACACCAATAGTGGCACTAGCATCTTGTGGATTAAATTATGCTAGTGCGCAAAAGTATTATCAAGTTGAAAGTTTTCAAGATAATCCTTTTGCAGATATTCAAAATAAAAATAGCAATTATTATAAAGAAGTTCAAAAGTTTTTTGACACAAATTATGTTTGAACCAATGCAGATAAACAAATGTACAAAAATGATAAATTACCAAATTTAAAATATTTTAGTGTGTTTGAAGCTAAACTAGTTAGTTGAACTGATGGTGATACTGCTAAAGTTCAAACAACTGGTAAACTTGAATTTGATGCAAAAACTCAAAAATATAAAACCATCAAAGAAAAAGAACCACAATTTCCAGAACCAATTAGTGTTCGTTTTGAAACTATTGACACAGCTGAAACCACTTTTGTTGACAAAGACACTGGTAAACGAAAACCAACAACTGGCCTAGAATATAAATATGCAGAACAGGCCAAGGAATTTGCAAAACTTTTAATCCCTATAGGATCAACAGTCTACTTTGTCTTTTCAGGAGAATCACCAAAAGGCTCTTATAATAGAAAAGTAGGCAATATTTATTTTGGCCATGATGGTTTTTACAAAAATTACAACATCGAAATCATTAAAGCAGGTTTAGCCCTTCCAATTATTAGTGATTTAGCCAATGTAAACATTAATACAAGTGTAGATTTTTATACATCAATTAAACAATCAGCTAGTTTGGAAAACGCTATTAACAAAAAATATGGAATGTTTGCAGAACTAAAAGGTTTAGATTTCAAATCAATTTCAACTGTTGTTGAAAGTATTTATCAAACTAGAGGTGGCTCATCAATTTCTCAATTTCTAAAACTCGACAATAACAAAGATGAAAATGTTATTGATTACTATGAATTTGCTTTAAATCAACATGAAAAAGAAGAACAATAA
- a CDS encoding P68 family surface lipoprotein — translation MNLSKLKKSKILLPLGSAIGLGSLLVSCGVGSNNSTKTIGDKFAFDTNDDNKLIFGHSFSSSGNETKALTEIVKQWNQTAKNLPGFLPMELLPFAGGYNGATQNIQTFLKSQDKSKIPNIVTNYPSLLAIVNSNEMALPIVHDFKSGTASGSEAEKQLYNTLKEDGIDAFLNYNSEIPLLDSKGIYSLPFAKSSQILSIDKMVLAYIVDKAMNDTTPATIASGDKLFTEISQIKSSNSKYSADLAEVAKIWKEYTSVPESQGGLAGYQFNSQIFDNYEQMVDFADRVVKSFPNSVTQGSDLTRAKAVFGIDNAATSFFSMVAGYNNGDKSKAISVLKGDRVDYKSYWNDKSSPRYQAFKAAYDLLDKGINNKSLYIGGAGEYNSLYLKNHQEAFFIGSSAGYKYNFFPKGKTQFLVKYTDSAGNQKTTTSLDAKYAAIIDKNTTFKKLEEKTSKNGTKYTSYTISGPSGKGKKIAEETKTQLEEMIKTIGDKSYLLFTAASAPKDIDPKTIEKLNAPDSFKYLPFLLKTYISSEQQNTSSKLNEDEMETLAGPEKFDSNSQKNSIVSQGADLIAIHANKKEDEAVRVFLNWLLNTKVEFGQGQQLTPIEYWVQQTSYIAPYKSTFENKAFANDSNAGKRITWTEFNKFLSTDNANNKYQLIYDTADASSAKFRDGLGTTMSAVLSKAQSGEKVDFDQFLEELGKNLGPKFK, via the coding sequence ATGAATCTATCTAAACTTAAAAAATCAAAAATTTTACTACCATTAGGTTCGGCAATCGGACTTGGATCACTTTTAGTTTCTTGTGGAGTTGGTTCAAATAATTCCACTAAAACAATAGGTGACAAATTTGCTTTTGACACAAATGATGACAACAAACTTATTTTTGGTCATAGTTTTTCATCAAGCGGAAATGAAACCAAAGCTTTAACTGAAATTGTTAAACAGTGAAATCAAACAGCTAAAAATTTACCAGGTTTTTTACCAATGGAATTGTTACCTTTTGCAGGTGGATATAATGGTGCAACTCAAAATATTCAAACCTTTTTAAAATCTCAAGATAAAAGCAAAATTCCAAATATTGTTACCAACTACCCATCCTTACTTGCAATTGTTAATAGTAATGAAATGGCTTTACCAATTGTTCATGACTTCAAAAGTGGAACAGCATCAGGTTCAGAAGCTGAAAAGCAACTTTATAACACATTAAAAGAAGATGGAATTGATGCCTTTTTAAACTACAACAGTGAAATTCCTTTGCTTGACTCTAAAGGTATTTATTCACTACCTTTTGCAAAATCTTCACAGATTTTATCTATTGACAAAATGGTTTTAGCTTATATTGTTGATAAAGCTATGAACGATACTACTCCTGCAACCATTGCTTCAGGTGATAAATTATTTACAGAAATTTCACAAATTAAGTCATCAAATAGTAAATACTCAGCTGATTTAGCTGAAGTTGCAAAAATTTGAAAAGAGTATACATCTGTTCCAGAATCACAAGGTGGACTAGCTGGATACCAATTTAATAGTCAAATTTTTGACAACTATGAACAAATGGTTGATTTTGCTGATAGAGTTGTTAAATCATTTCCTAACTCAGTTACTCAAGGAAGTGATTTAACAAGAGCAAAAGCTGTTTTTGGAATTGACAATGCAGCAACTAGTTTTTTTTCAATGGTAGCAGGATATAATAATGGAGACAAATCAAAAGCTATTTCTGTTTTAAAAGGTGACAGGGTTGATTACAAGTCTTATTGAAATGATAAATCATCTCCACGTTATCAAGCCTTTAAAGCGGCTTATGATCTTTTAGATAAGGGAATTAACAACAAATCTCTTTATATAGGAGGTGCTGGTGAATACAACTCATTGTATCTAAAAAACCACCAAGAAGCTTTCTTTATTGGATCATCAGCAGGTTATAAATATAATTTCTTCCCTAAAGGAAAAACACAATTTTTAGTAAAATACACAGATTCCGCTGGTAATCAGAAAACTACCACAAGTTTAGATGCCAAATATGCAGCAATTATTGATAAAAACACTACTTTTAAAAAACTAGAAGAAAAAACAAGTAAAAATGGTACAAAATATACTAGTTATACAATTTCTGGACCTTCAGGCAAAGGTAAAAAAATTGCCGAAGAAACTAAAACACAACTTGAAGAAATGATTAAAACAATTGGAGACAAAAGCTATCTTTTGTTTACAGCAGCTAGTGCTCCAAAGGACATAGATCCTAAAACTATTGAAAAATTAAATGCTCCAGATAGTTTCAAATATCTTCCATTCCTTTTAAAAACATATATTAGTAGTGAACAACAAAACACCAGCAGTAAACTTAATGAAGATGAAATGGAAACACTTGCTGGTCCAGAAAAATTTGATTCAAATAGTCAAAAAAATTCAATTGTTTCACAAGGTGCTGACTTAATTGCAATCCATGCAAATAAAAAAGAAGATGAAGCAGTTCGTGTGTTTTTAAATTGATTATTAAACACTAAAGTGGAATTTGGACAAGGTCAACAATTAACTCCAATTGAGTACTGAGTGCAACAAACTTCATATATTGCTCCTTATAAATCTACCTTTGAAAATAAAGCTTTTGCAAACGATTCCAATGCAGGAAAACGTATTACATGAACAGAATTTAATAAATTCTTATCAACTGATAATGCAAATAATAAATATCAATTAATTTATGATACAGCTGATGCTTCATCTGCTAAATTTAGAGATGGACTTGGAACTACAATGTCTGCTGTTTTAAGTAAAGCACAAAGTGGAGAAAAGGTTGATTTTGATCAATTCTTGGAAGAATTAGGAAAAAACTTGGGTCCAAAATTTAAATAA
- a CDS encoding P68 family surface lipoprotein, with product MFKFKNKSLKAALLAMPLASVVALASCGPIADKIGKADKTDKTESSTNFGFNQPEDGKLKFGIPWKNDARYDAMLDIAKKWNNLPTVKDQENKDFLPIEIEGYTGYYDGMASQITKDISARNAQKGLNLLFNYSGLAATLNKYDMLLNLGSNPDLKKTIENTYVSDFLKAGNLISGVDPKGIYLIPAVKSGKTLGIDIPLLAYFVDQATKDGSATIKPEDKAFFDGLKKTDQEFIAKTWGSYTKIPLNNGGLEGYQFSKSKLENYKDLFDLASRIKKSFPSSNNDDGISSKGRWLVGVNDSASHWFISSFQVGNSDFKNYIVDFGPNVKSFDYRVTKKGTPAYENGKQAFDLFENLQKDDAVIYEGNAPKNDSLFEVSTIQKKHLLPFALMSTTSYNKKYEEKESDEKMNADELMLLPEPTKTFETETKKSITSQGPSIMAMHANAQEDKATENFLKWFISEQNTFEYKDKSKATQTFTGTANDYFAFRSNYLNPTKSNLTSDYKSNDKLPHNPMFELLFNTFKTVVNDNNEYSVYSEPGDATSQAFRKAVQTAFGSIGNQLKSNNNDTSKINFDTFLSELKKSSNRIIK from the coding sequence ATGTTTAAATTTAAAAATAAATCTTTAAAAGCAGCTTTATTAGCAATGCCATTAGCTTCTGTTGTTGCTCTTGCTTCTTGTGGGCCAATCGCAGATAAAATTGGTAAAGCAGATAAAACTGATAAAACTGAAAGTTCTACAAATTTTGGTTTTAATCAACCAGAAGATGGAAAACTAAAATTTGGTATTCCATGAAAAAATGATGCTCGTTATGATGCAATGCTAGATATAGCTAAAAAGTGAAATAACCTTCCAACAGTAAAAGATCAAGAAAACAAAGACTTTTTACCAATAGAAATTGAAGGCTATACAGGTTACTATGACGGAATGGCTTCACAAATTACAAAAGACATTTCAGCTAGAAATGCACAAAAAGGTCTTAACTTGCTATTTAACTATTCAGGACTTGCGGCAACATTAAATAAGTATGATATGCTTTTAAATCTAGGTAGTAATCCTGATTTAAAAAAGACAATTGAAAATACTTATGTTTCAGACTTTTTAAAAGCTGGAAACTTAATTAGCGGAGTGGATCCTAAAGGTATTTATTTAATTCCAGCTGTTAAATCTGGAAAAACTTTAGGAATTGATATTCCATTACTTGCTTATTTTGTAGATCAAGCAACAAAAGACGGTTCAGCAACTATTAAACCTGAAGATAAAGCTTTTTTTGATGGTCTTAAAAAAACAGACCAAGAGTTCATTGCAAAAACTTGAGGAAGTTATACAAAAATTCCTTTAAATAATGGTGGGCTAGAAGGTTATCAATTTAGTAAATCTAAACTTGAAAACTACAAAGATTTATTTGATTTAGCATCAAGAATTAAAAAATCTTTCCCATCTTCTAACAATGATGATGGTATTTCAAGCAAAGGTCGTTGGTTAGTTGGAGTAAATGATAGTGCTAGTCACTGATTTATTTCAAGTTTCCAAGTAGGAAATAGTGATTTCAAAAATTACATCGTTGATTTTGGCCCAAATGTAAAAAGTTTTGACTATCGGGTAACTAAAAAAGGTACACCAGCTTACGAAAATGGTAAACAAGCTTTTGATTTATTTGAAAATTTACAAAAAGATGATGCTGTTATTTATGAAGGTAATGCACCAAAAAATGATAGTCTTTTTGAGGTTTCAACCATTCAAAAAAAACACTTATTACCTTTCGCACTAATGTCAACAACTAGTTATAACAAAAAATATGAAGAAAAAGAATCTGATGAAAAAATGAATGCAGATGAACTAATGTTGTTGCCAGAACCTACAAAAACTTTTGAAACAGAAACTAAAAAAAGTATTACTTCACAAGGGCCTTCAATTATGGCGATGCATGCTAATGCACAAGAAGACAAAGCAACAGAAAATTTCTTAAAATGATTTATTTCTGAACAAAATACCTTTGAATATAAAGACAAATCAAAGGCAACCCAAACATTTACAGGAACAGCAAATGACTATTTTGCTTTCCGTTCAAATTATTTGAATCCAACCAAAAGTAATTTAACATCTGACTATAAAAGTAATGATAAATTACCACACAATCCAATGTTTGAATTATTATTTAACACATTTAAAACAGTAGTTAATGACAATAATGAATATTCAGTTTACAGTGAACCTGGAGATGCAACTTCTCAAGCATTTAGAAAAGCTGTTCAAACTGCTTTTGGATCAATTGGAAATCAATTAAAATCTAATAATAATGACACTTCTAAAATTAATTTTGATACATTTTTATCAGAATTGAAAAAATCTTCAAATCGTATTATAAAATAA